The following proteins are co-located in the Dyadobacter chenwenxiniae genome:
- a CDS encoding sensor histidine kinase has protein sequence MRLALPFLLVISSHCCLAQLQISKVLVNGKPHQLTGDTIRLKAGDHDLIIEFQSVRANAVTYHYQLQGVDNEYVESSYPVSRYTALDAGDYVYDIKALAGREALFQSVIYIKKEQGFWNQWWFIPSIVFYILVLIGVSIYLFLLYDFRQKLRMQHVRNKIAADLHDEVGSNLNSIAIFVEVLRKKAPPEMLPVLEKIIANSKESVALMQDTVWTINPKNDNIYKLFDRMESFASGVLSSQDIGFDFKVETDLGQVSFTMEQRKSVYLIFKEAINNIVKHAEASMVWVHVSRSKDTVHVGIEDNGKGFDMAAESTGNGLSNFKDRAKESGIQFFIESEKGKGTRLETHIAL, from the coding sequence ATGCGTCTTGCCCTGCCATTTCTGTTGGTCATTTCCTCACATTGTTGTCTCGCGCAATTGCAGATAAGCAAGGTTTTAGTCAATGGCAAACCACATCAGCTTACCGGCGACACCATTCGTCTCAAAGCTGGCGATCACGATCTGATCATTGAATTTCAAAGTGTCCGCGCGAATGCCGTCACTTATCATTATCAGTTGCAGGGTGTTGATAATGAGTATGTTGAATCCAGTTATCCGGTTTCACGCTATACTGCGCTGGATGCGGGAGATTATGTTTATGATATCAAAGCACTGGCCGGCAGGGAAGCGCTTTTTCAATCTGTGATCTACATAAAAAAGGAGCAGGGATTCTGGAACCAATGGTGGTTTATCCCGTCCATCGTCTTCTACATTCTGGTGCTCATCGGCGTCAGCATTTATTTATTCCTCCTTTACGATTTCCGCCAAAAGCTGCGTATGCAGCACGTAAGAAACAAAATTGCCGCCGATCTCCATGATGAAGTGGGCTCAAACCTGAACAGCATTGCCATTTTTGTAGAGGTTTTGAGAAAAAAAGCGCCGCCGGAAATGCTGCCTGTTCTGGAAAAGATCATTGCCAATTCCAAGGAATCCGTCGCGCTGATGCAGGATACTGTTTGGACCATTAATCCTAAAAACGATAACATTTACAAGCTTTTCGACCGTATGGAGTCATTTGCATCGGGCGTGCTGTCGAGCCAGGATATCGGTTTTGACTTCAAGGTTGAGACAGATCTGGGGCAGGTCAGTTTCACGATGGAGCAGCGTAAAAGCGTTTATCTGATCTTCAAAGAAGCGATCAATAATATCGTCAAACATGCCGAGGCCAGCATGGTTTGGGTGCACGTGTCCCGCTCCAAAGACACGGTCCACGTGGGGATTGAAGATAATGGAAAGGGTTTTGATATGGCCGCCGAAAGCACTGGGAATGGTCTTTCCAATTTTAAAGATCGGGCAAAAGAATCTGGTATTCAGTTTTTTATAGAATCTGAAAAAGGGAAAGGCACACGTCTTGAAACGCACATTGCATTGTAA
- a CDS encoding response regulator → MIRVLLFEDNKNLRESLAMYLSATDGIWFIDAYPNAKEAWPIVKKHKPDVVLMDIQMPQRSGIDAMTEIRKNAPDVKVLIQTVFEDDDKIFQAICSGASGYIIKNPNPEVYVKAIREVNAGGSHLSPSIARRVLEMFQHQFVKSELTFVELTQREQQVLRHMVKGMSYKMIADACNISFSTVATHVNHIYEKLHVNSAPEAVVKALEWRLV, encoded by the coding sequence ATGATACGCGTCTTACTTTTTGAGGATAATAAAAACCTGCGGGAAAGTCTCGCCATGTATCTTTCGGCAACCGACGGCATATGGTTCATCGACGCCTACCCGAACGCTAAGGAAGCGTGGCCGATCGTAAAAAAGCACAAGCCGGACGTGGTGCTCATGGACATTCAAATGCCCCAGAGATCGGGCATCGATGCCATGACCGAGATCCGGAAAAATGCGCCTGATGTGAAGGTGCTGATTCAGACGGTTTTTGAGGACGACGATAAAATATTCCAGGCGATATGCTCCGGCGCATCGGGTTACATCATCAAAAACCCTAATCCGGAAGTGTATGTCAAAGCGATCCGCGAAGTGAATGCCGGCGGCTCACATCTGTCGCCTTCCATCGCGCGCCGTGTACTGGAAATGTTTCAGCACCAGTTTGTTAAGAGCGAGCTTACATTTGTGGAGCTTACCCAGCGTGAACAGCAGGTTTTGCGCCACATGGTCAAAGGAATGAGTTATAAAATGATTGCGGATGCCTGCAATATTTCGTTTAGCACCGTTGCCACACACGTGAACCACATTTATGAAAAGCTTCATGTCAACTCCGCGCCCGAAGCCGTTGTGAAAGCTTTGGAATGGCGCCTGGTATAA
- a CDS encoding SusC/RagA family TonB-linked outer membrane protein, giving the protein MENRLLLKPEGLRNFQKYLLHFSLALAVMLLTARSAIAQSANETTISGEIKDEKNDAIPGASIVLQGSAKGTTTDANGKFSMRVPRSGSILIISFLGYKRQEITVGNQTDFAIKLEPSTDDLQEVVVVGYGTQRKQTLTGAISNIISEDIKTTTHTSLAQSLQGKVAGVQIRQNSGEPGSFSTSINIRGFGEPLYVVDGVARDGGYEFQKINPDDIESISVLKDASAAIFGIRAGNGVVIVTTKKGSKGKPKFSYNAVYGRQSPTDVPQMTSALQWAEMRNDAAKNLGENPVYTAEEIEKFRTGAPGYEGTDWYKTVLNKSASQQQHFLSASGGEGAVTYFTSFGFQNENGLLKSKDMGYKKYTFRANVGIELTKNLKADLILSGLFDKRDQPGDNFFNIYKGTRIALATERPYANDNPKYPSLLSGGYNPVALADGDLTGYNEEANKFFQSTFALTYSVPFVPGLKVKGLVAYDSNNYRNKSVSKSYNLYTYEAATDKYTAHLQRNPSRIGNNFSDNNRVTFQGQLLYNTVIAKNHNVGATLVYEQQESKNRWAGLGREYAFYTNDQIDQAGLNNQTTSGSESEYASQSFVGRLNYDFKEKYLLEVAARYDGSYRYHPDRRWGLFPVVSAGWRISEERFMDNIPLISNLKLRGSYGLVGADAGAPFQYVPGFSLTGGGGYEFTNGNYTTGAASPAIVNEKLTWFKSKIKDVGIDIGLWDNRVDLTFDVYQRDRKGLLARRNVSLPNTFGGTLPDENLNSDRVQGIEFSAAYNGQVRDFKYGISGNFNFARTMNRYVERGDFLNSMDKWKTGTTNRWNDVVWAYQLEGQFQNKDEVIYAPIQNGDLGNTRELPGDFKYKDVDGNGMIDGNDALPLFFGGDPKMYYGVTLNASWKGFDFTALFQGSGKYSVRFREVYAEVFAFRGNTPAYFYDRWHLDGDNEWVPGKWPASRFNYNVGAMYAESSAWRKDASYLRFKSAQLGYTFNLAWLKKIGIDDVRIYGNAHNIFTWADPFVKPFDPEKIEGLFGAGLTYPVTRSYNFGINVTF; this is encoded by the coding sequence ATGGAAAATCGACTTTTATTAAAACCGGAAGGATTACGAAACTTCCAGAAATACCTGCTGCATTTTTCCCTCGCGCTAGCCGTCATGCTGCTGACGGCGCGTTCGGCCATCGCGCAGTCGGCTAACGAAACGACAATCTCGGGAGAGATCAAGGATGAGAAGAACGATGCCATCCCGGGTGCAAGCATCGTGTTACAAGGCTCAGCAAAAGGAACTACAACGGATGCAAACGGCAAGTTTTCAATGCGTGTACCGCGATCCGGCTCGATCCTTATTATCAGTTTTCTGGGTTATAAACGCCAGGAAATTACAGTCGGCAACCAAACCGACTTTGCCATCAAACTCGAACCCAGCACCGACGATTTGCAGGAGGTGGTGGTGGTAGGATACGGAACGCAGCGGAAACAAACGCTCACCGGCGCGATATCCAACATTATTTCGGAAGACATTAAAACCACCACGCACACGAGCCTGGCACAAAGCCTTCAGGGAAAAGTGGCTGGCGTGCAGATCCGCCAGAACTCGGGAGAGCCGGGTTCGTTCAGTACGAGCATTAACATCCGCGGATTCGGTGAGCCGCTTTATGTGGTCGACGGTGTGGCACGTGACGGCGGTTATGAATTCCAGAAGATCAATCCGGACGATATTGAAAGCATTTCCGTGTTGAAGGATGCTTCGGCTGCGATTTTCGGGATCAGAGCTGGGAATGGCGTGGTGATCGTGACGACCAAAAAAGGCAGCAAAGGAAAGCCTAAGTTCAGTTACAATGCGGTTTACGGACGGCAAAGCCCTACGGACGTCCCGCAGATGACATCCGCCCTGCAATGGGCCGAAATGCGCAATGATGCGGCCAAAAATCTGGGCGAAAATCCTGTTTATACAGCCGAGGAAATCGAAAAATTCAGAACAGGAGCGCCTGGTTATGAGGGAACGGATTGGTATAAAACGGTTTTGAACAAATCGGCTTCCCAGCAGCAGCATTTTCTATCCGCATCGGGTGGGGAGGGAGCCGTGACGTATTTTACCAGTTTTGGCTTTCAAAATGAAAACGGCTTGCTGAAAAGCAAGGATATGGGTTACAAAAAGTACACATTCAGGGCTAATGTTGGCATTGAGTTAACCAAAAACCTGAAAGCGGACCTGATTCTTTCCGGGCTTTTTGACAAGAGAGACCAGCCGGGAGACAATTTTTTCAATATCTACAAAGGCACCAGGATCGCATTGGCAACGGAGCGTCCTTATGCCAATGATAACCCAAAATATCCTTCCCTGCTCAGCGGAGGCTATAATCCTGTTGCGCTGGCGGACGGCGACCTGACAGGGTATAATGAAGAAGCAAACAAGTTTTTCCAATCCACTTTTGCCCTGACTTACTCGGTTCCTTTCGTTCCGGGGTTGAAAGTAAAAGGCCTGGTGGCGTACGACAGCAATAACTATCGCAATAAATCTGTCTCAAAAAGCTATAACCTTTACACTTACGAGGCAGCAACGGACAAATACACAGCGCATTTGCAACGTAATCCGTCTCGCATCGGCAATAACTTTTCCGACAATAACCGCGTCACCTTCCAGGGCCAGTTGCTGTATAATACGGTGATCGCCAAAAATCACAATGTCGGTGCGACATTGGTTTACGAACAGCAGGAATCCAAAAACCGCTGGGCCGGCCTAGGCAGGGAATATGCGTTTTACACCAATGACCAGATTGATCAGGCCGGGCTTAATAACCAGACTACCAGCGGTTCTGAGAGCGAATATGCGAGTCAATCCTTTGTGGGAAGGCTGAATTACGATTTCAAGGAAAAATATCTGCTCGAAGTGGCCGCCCGTTACGACGGCTCCTACCGTTACCACCCGGATCGTCGCTGGGGCTTGTTCCCGGTGGTTTCTGCTGGCTGGCGGATTTCCGAAGAGCGGTTTATGGACAACATTCCGTTGATCTCCAATCTGAAACTAAGAGGTTCTTACGGCTTGGTAGGCGCGGATGCAGGCGCGCCATTCCAGTATGTGCCTGGCTTCTCGCTTACTGGCGGCGGCGGATATGAGTTTACCAATGGCAATTACACGACCGGAGCAGCTTCTCCCGCCATTGTAAACGAAAAACTGACGTGGTTTAAATCCAAAATCAAGGATGTCGGCATCGACATCGGGCTTTGGGACAACCGGGTAGACCTGACTTTTGACGTCTATCAGCGTGACCGCAAAGGCTTGCTGGCCAGGCGGAATGTATCACTACCCAATACTTTCGGCGGAACATTGCCGGATGAAAACCTGAATAGCGACCGTGTGCAAGGCATTGAATTCTCGGCAGCTTACAATGGTCAGGTTCGTGATTTCAAATATGGCATTTCGGGCAACTTTAACTTCGCGCGCACCATGAACCGCTACGTGGAAAGAGGGGATTTTCTGAATAGCATGGACAAATGGAAAACCGGGACAACCAACCGCTGGAACGACGTCGTATGGGCATACCAGTTAGAAGGACAGTTCCAGAATAAGGATGAGGTGATTTACGCGCCTATTCAGAACGGGGATTTGGGAAACACACGTGAGCTTCCCGGCGATTTTAAATACAAAGATGTGGATGGAAACGGCATGATTGATGGTAATGATGCATTGCCTTTGTTCTTCGGCGGTGATCCCAAAATGTATTATGGCGTGACATTAAATGCTTCGTGGAAAGGTTTCGATTTCACAGCGCTGTTCCAGGGATCGGGCAAATACAGCGTACGTTTTCGGGAAGTGTATGCGGAAGTTTTTGCCTTCCGCGGCAACACACCGGCATATTTCTACGACAGATGGCATCTGGATGGTGATAATGAATGGGTTCCCGGCAAATGGCCTGCTTCCCGCTTCAATTACAATGTAGGTGCGATGTATGCGGAAAGCTCGGCCTGGCGGAAAGACGCCTCTTATCTGCGGTTTAAAAGCGCGCAGCTTGGCTACACCTTTAACCTCGCCTGGCTGAAAAAGATCGGGATCGACGATGTTCGCATCTACGGAAATGCGCACAACATTTTTACCTGGGCCGATCCGTTCGTAAAGCCTTTTGACCCCGAAAAAATCGAAGGTTTGTTTGGCGCAGGGCTTACCTATCCGGTAACTAGAAGCTACAACTTTGGTATTAATGTTACATTCTAA
- a CDS encoding VOC family protein, whose product MATRISPYLTFNGNCKQAMQFYKECFGGNLTVETIGDTPFAIEFQDGMHDQVMHAMLTSREFTIMATDFMGSQDFVHSSDISIALLFDDQQEVIRCFTKLAAEGRVIYALNDQLDEDLFGVVQDQFDIIWMFNYNVH is encoded by the coding sequence ATGGCAACGCGCATTTCACCTTATCTGACATTCAATGGCAACTGCAAGCAGGCCATGCAGTTCTATAAAGAATGTTTTGGTGGAAATCTTACGGTCGAAACAATTGGCGACACCCCGTTTGCCATTGAATTTCAGGATGGCATGCACGATCAGGTCATGCATGCCATGCTAACGAGCCGCGAGTTTACGATCATGGCAACCGATTTCATGGGTTCGCAAGACTTCGTTCATTCCAGTGACATTTCTATCGCGCTGTTGTTCGACGATCAGCAGGAAGTTATCCGGTGTTTTACCAAACTCGCTGCCGAAGGAAGGGTCATTTATGCATTAAACGATCAGCTGGATGAAGATCTTTTCGGCGTAGTTCAGGATCAGTTTGATATCATCTGGATGTTTAACTACAATGTGCATTAA
- a CDS encoding nitrilase family protein gives MENLKVATAQFENSSGDKAYNLETIDKLAGKAAADGAQVIAFHECSVTGYTFARKLDRDQLTELAEFIPDGPSIQRLIEIAAKHNIAVLAGLFEKDEAGNLFKAYVCVDKNGLIAKFRKLHPFINGNLTPGDEYVVFDLYGWKCGILICYDNNIVENVRATTLLGADIIFMPHVTMMTPSTRPGAGFADPVLWEKRHEDPTSLRLEFDGLKGRAWLMKWLPARAYDNAIYAIFSNPIGMDDDQLKNGCSMILDPFGDIIAECRKLDNDIAVATLTPEKLTQAGGHRYKMARRPELYAGIIGAEHASSQKVVWLT, from the coding sequence ATGGAAAATCTCAAAGTAGCCACTGCGCAGTTTGAAAACAGCAGCGGTGACAAGGCCTATAACCTCGAAACAATCGACAAGCTTGCGGGCAAAGCGGCAGCTGACGGCGCACAGGTCATTGCATTTCATGAATGTTCGGTTACGGGATATACATTTGCCAGGAAGCTGGATCGCGATCAGCTTACCGAACTTGCGGAATTCATTCCCGACGGGCCAAGCATTCAAAGACTTATTGAAATCGCGGCCAAACACAACATTGCCGTCCTGGCTGGCCTTTTCGAGAAAGATGAGGCCGGAAATCTTTTCAAAGCTTATGTTTGTGTTGACAAAAACGGCTTGATCGCCAAATTCAGAAAGCTGCATCCATTCATTAACGGCAACCTGACACCCGGCGATGAATATGTCGTATTTGATCTTTATGGCTGGAAATGCGGGATTTTGATTTGTTATGATAACAACATTGTCGAGAATGTACGGGCAACCACCTTGCTCGGTGCAGACATTATTTTCATGCCGCATGTGACCATGATGACGCCTTCCACACGGCCGGGCGCAGGCTTTGCAGATCCTGTTTTGTGGGAAAAAAGACACGAAGACCCAACATCGTTACGACTGGAATTTGACGGACTGAAAGGCCGTGCGTGGCTGATGAAATGGCTGCCGGCGCGTGCATATGACAATGCGATTTATGCCATTTTTTCAAATCCCATCGGCATGGATGACGACCAGCTGAAAAACGGCTGCTCTATGATCCTGGACCCATTTGGCGACATTATCGCAGAATGTCGAAAACTCGATAATGACATTGCCGTTGCCACGTTAACCCCGGAAAAACTCACTCAGGCAGGCGGCCACCGCTACAAAATGGCACGCCGGCCAGAACTTTACGCCGGCATCATTGGTGCGGAACATGCTTCCAGCCAGAAAGTGGTGTGGCTAACCTGA
- a CDS encoding AraC family transcriptional regulator: MQLYPSPALVPYILHYLILEDHAAQPSRHRFFPDGHPGMAFHFGDAFLQQDLHCKTPIRHPESFIYGQVNHHFDLISGARIGMLIVVFKSFGLSALMNMPAKLLANQTLALSEVFPRSADQLTDQVLAAPTHQARIHCIEAFLLNQLANHRQDNKLITACTQMIHNAVSPIPVRLLAENLAVTERSLERAFDLHIGISPKLYSRIARLQRYLKLRKASPDMTLTALCYEAGYYDQAHFIKDFSDLTGITPTQYDQGTNRLAINLMQINVPGSI, from the coding sequence ATGCAATTATATCCGTCACCAGCGCTGGTTCCGTACATTCTGCATTATCTCATTCTTGAAGATCATGCGGCTCAGCCGTCCCGCCACCGCTTCTTTCCGGATGGGCACCCCGGTATGGCGTTTCATTTCGGAGATGCGTTTTTGCAACAAGACCTGCATTGCAAAACCCCAATCCGGCATCCCGAAAGCTTCATTTACGGGCAAGTTAACCATCATTTCGACCTGATTTCAGGTGCCAGAATAGGGATGCTCATTGTCGTGTTCAAGTCGTTCGGACTGTCCGCATTGATGAACATGCCAGCAAAATTGCTTGCGAATCAAACACTCGCATTATCCGAGGTTTTCCCCCGGTCGGCCGATCAGCTGACCGATCAGGTTTTAGCCGCCCCCACGCACCAGGCGCGCATTCATTGTATCGAAGCATTTCTATTAAACCAATTGGCAAATCACCGACAGGACAACAAACTGATCACAGCCTGCACGCAGATGATCCACAATGCCGTGTCGCCGATTCCCGTGCGGCTGCTTGCTGAAAACCTGGCCGTCACTGAGCGGAGTTTGGAACGTGCGTTCGATCTGCATATCGGGATTTCCCCAAAATTATACAGCCGTATCGCGCGTTTACAGCGCTATCTCAAACTCAGGAAAGCCAGTCCGGATATGACGTTAACGGCCTTGTGCTATGAAGCCGGTTATTATGATCAGGCGCACTTCATAAAGGATTTTAGCGATCTTACGGGCATTACACCTACTCAATACGACCAAGGCACGAATCGGCTGGCGATTAATCTTATGCAGATCAATGTTCCCGGTTCGATTTGA
- a CDS encoding C39 family peptidase, translated as MSVSNFPNIRQVHSTICWAACIEMVARFIHGQSDFDHIPGSEMPLQRRILKEYYTIEGSLDANLAMLTSFCEIGDGYPSLRPEKKYYQEILKKVFGINAKQRFQANIPSFASLRRYTDAGKPVVLGMKYPGIVNGNHAVVVTHCQISEGVKLIRVVDPFASQQRTDICTTGPGKIAYLDYNSLYNRNEQEPALVSVTTNFLKLAVTLQAMMPLDDAGLEPSDMQNTGGIEDIRNMVMGFFLDESIFRVRLEDLKVREAVITSHYQTLTAFLNNGQAEELKLLKVLAGKKESLEIMISEKPATDKSAAVFEFVGIRESYFTDENVASVKLKFGGHGTGRHVNHFEPNYTLLHLQPGDLTFMVFRQGEENCYVSLSNLPTIGVHYKEPYTFEELQNIILKAFPKYIEYESKTK; from the coding sequence ATGAGCGTTTCCAACTTTCCTAACATCCGGCAGGTGCATTCCACTATTTGCTGGGCAGCCTGCATCGAAATGGTCGCGCGGTTCATCCATGGGCAGAGCGATTTCGACCACATTCCGGGATCTGAAATGCCTTTACAGCGCCGTATCCTGAAAGAATATTACACGATTGAAGGCTCCTTAGATGCGAACCTTGCTATGCTGACTTCTTTTTGTGAAATAGGGGATGGTTACCCGTCCCTGCGACCCGAGAAAAAATACTACCAGGAAATTCTGAAAAAAGTCTTTGGTATTAATGCAAAACAGCGTTTTCAGGCAAACATTCCCAGTTTTGCATCGCTTAGACGCTATACGGATGCTGGAAAACCCGTAGTCCTGGGTATGAAATATCCAGGCATTGTGAATGGAAACCATGCTGTGGTGGTAACCCACTGCCAGATTAGTGAAGGTGTGAAGCTGATCCGTGTCGTAGATCCGTTCGCAAGCCAGCAAAGAACCGACATTTGCACGACGGGGCCTGGAAAAATTGCCTATCTTGACTATAATAGCCTGTATAACAGAAATGAACAAGAACCGGCTCTGGTGTCGGTAACAACTAATTTCTTGAAACTGGCCGTGACTTTGCAGGCTATGATGCCGTTGGACGACGCAGGTTTAGAGCCCTCCGATATGCAAAACACGGGCGGCATTGAAGACATCCGAAATATGGTGATGGGTTTTTTTCTGGATGAATCTATTTTCAGGGTTCGGTTGGAGGACCTGAAAGTCCGTGAGGCAGTAATCACTTCGCATTACCAAACGCTTACTGCCTTCCTGAATAATGGACAGGCAGAGGAATTGAAACTCCTTAAAGTGTTGGCGGGGAAAAAAGAGAGCCTCGAAATCATGATCTCCGAAAAGCCGGCGACGGACAAATCGGCCGCAGTGTTTGAATTTGTGGGTATTCGTGAAAGCTATTTTACCGACGAGAATGTGGCCAGCGTCAAACTGAAATTTGGCGGACATGGAACTGGAAGACACGTTAACCATTTCGAACCCAATTACACGCTGCTGCATTTGCAACCCGGCGATCTCACATTCATGGTTTTCAGGCAGGGCGAAGAAAATTGTTATGTTTCGCTTTCTAACCTGCCAACCATTGGTGTGCATTACAAAGAGCCTTACACTTTTGAAGAGCTGCAAAACATCATCCTCAAAGCATTCCCAAAATACATTGAATATGAAAGCAAGACTAAATAA
- a CDS encoding START domain-containing protein: protein MNVFVARMRRYFSLYLLFSLVISNAFAQRDWKLVTESQGIKVLSKSAPGSRINALRVECEVKASAGALVAMLLDVKAAEEWVFHTKSCDLLKKVSPSELYYYSEVSMPWPLSNRDFVAHIRVSQDKVTKVVTVDAPAVPGFVAQKEGIVRISHSEGYWTIKPLSAEKISIVYTLQVDPGGDIPAWVVNTFSAQGPLHSFRKMKLELEAGKYRNTAAGFIVN, encoded by the coding sequence ATGAATGTTTTTGTTGCTCGCATGCGCCGGTATTTTAGTCTTTATCTCTTGTTTTCGTTGGTTATTTCAAATGCTTTTGCACAGCGCGACTGGAAGCTTGTGACTGAATCGCAGGGCATTAAGGTGCTTTCGAAAAGCGCTCCGGGTTCCAGGATCAATGCCTTACGCGTTGAGTGCGAAGTAAAGGCAAGTGCCGGAGCGTTGGTAGCCATGCTGCTGGACGTGAAAGCAGCCGAGGAGTGGGTTTTTCATACCAAGTCCTGCGATTTACTTAAAAAAGTTTCTCCCTCCGAATTATATTACTATTCCGAAGTAAGCATGCCGTGGCCGCTTTCAAATCGTGACTTTGTAGCACATATCCGTGTCAGTCAGGATAAAGTCACCAAAGTAGTAACGGTGGATGCGCCAGCCGTTCCGGGTTTCGTCGCACAAAAAGAAGGCATCGTCCGAATCAGCCACTCGGAAGGTTACTGGACTATTAAACCGCTTTCCGCGGAAAAAATCAGCATCGTATACACGTTGCAGGTCGATCCCGGCGGCGACATTCCTGCCTGGGTTGTCAACACATTTTCAGCGCAGGGACCATTGCACAGTTTTCGTAAGATGAAGCTTGAATTGGAAGCAGGTAAATACCGGAATACAGCAGCCGGATTTATTGTTAACTAA